The following proteins are co-located in the Bacillus pumilus genome:
- a CDS encoding ABC transporter substrate-binding protein gives MKFSHVIVAGLVLMLLLGGCSQAAPVEKGSTQGALKIKDFAGRTLSFDESPQRIVSLSTGDMSIIYALGGEVVGRPTTELPDKLQKAKSVQTIGTTHQYDVELLTSLKPDVVLGNEQLNSKDISTIEGIGSQLLLTSANSVKDIQRQISLFGDLLEKQQKAKALNEQIDQRKKQVKPPKKKVKTLVVYGAPGTYMAALPYSLSGDLLHIAGGANIAENEPALEKFPQYAQINAEKVIEADPDLILLMTHSNPEDVKAGFMSEMKQNAAWHDVSAVKNGHVEILPSDLFGTNPGAEVIRAIDELEKRLKRLSS, from the coding sequence TTGAAATTTTCACATGTGATCGTGGCGGGACTCGTTTTGATGCTTCTCCTCGGAGGATGCAGTCAAGCAGCACCGGTAGAGAAAGGGAGCACGCAAGGAGCGCTGAAGATAAAGGATTTTGCCGGCAGAACGTTGTCGTTTGATGAATCACCTCAGCGTATCGTCTCGTTATCGACTGGAGACATGAGCATTATTTATGCCTTAGGCGGTGAGGTTGTCGGCCGTCCAACGACCGAGTTACCAGACAAGTTACAGAAGGCAAAGTCCGTACAAACGATTGGCACAACGCATCAATATGATGTAGAGCTGCTCACGAGTTTAAAGCCTGATGTTGTGCTTGGGAATGAACAATTAAACAGTAAGGACATCTCTACGATAGAAGGAATTGGTTCACAGCTTCTTTTGACAAGCGCCAATTCAGTGAAGGATATTCAGCGTCAAATTTCGTTATTTGGTGATTTGCTTGAAAAGCAGCAAAAGGCAAAAGCACTCAATGAACAAATCGATCAGCGGAAAAAGCAGGTCAAGCCGCCTAAGAAAAAAGTGAAAACACTCGTTGTGTACGGTGCTCCCGGCACATATATGGCGGCACTTCCTTATTCCTTAAGCGGGGATTTGCTGCACATCGCTGGGGGTGCGAACATTGCTGAGAATGAACCGGCGCTCGAAAAATTCCCTCAATACGCTCAAATCAATGCAGAAAAGGTCATCGAAGCCGATCCTGATCTCATTCTGCTGATGACACACAGCAATCCAGAAGATGTGAAAGCGGGCTTTATGAGCGAAATGAAACAGAATGCGGCATGGCACGATGTGTCAGCTGTCAAAAATGGACACGTCGAGATTTTGCCTAGTGATCTATTTGGTACGAATCCAGGCGCAGAAGTGATAAGAGCGATTGATGAACTAGAGAAGAGATTGAAG
- the srtB gene encoding class B sortase, producing the protein MKRGKRLWQRMLTIVCLGVFIYSGTAIGLELFGYYQNRQVLAKAQTMYGQEEMNEKREPGKIRTSFDELRKVNDDIVGWINMKGTMIQYPIVQSRDNAFYLTRNYLKNDTRAGSIFMDYRNDVLHESPNTVVYGHRMRDGSMFAGLTNYLKRDFFDEHRTFQYDMLYQSYEAEIFAVYETTVDFDYIQTDFQDIGEYAHYLQAVRKKSIYQTKTDVSTDDLILTLSTCDHVLAPKSGRLVVQAKLKKVY; encoded by the coding sequence GATGCTGACGATCGTCTGTTTAGGTGTATTCATTTATAGCGGTACGGCCATCGGCTTAGAACTCTTCGGCTATTATCAAAATCGTCAAGTGCTTGCAAAGGCCCAGACGATGTATGGACAAGAAGAAATGAATGAAAAGCGGGAACCGGGAAAGATTCGTACGTCATTTGATGAGCTGCGAAAGGTGAATGACGACATTGTCGGCTGGATCAATATGAAGGGCACAATGATTCAATACCCGATTGTTCAATCACGCGATAATGCATTCTACTTAACTCGCAATTATTTAAAGAACGATACCCGGGCAGGCAGTATCTTTATGGATTATCGAAACGACGTCTTACATGAAAGTCCAAATACAGTAGTGTATGGCCATCGGATGAGGGATGGATCAATGTTCGCTGGACTCACAAACTATCTAAAAAGGGATTTTTTCGATGAGCACCGGACATTTCAGTACGATATGCTGTATCAAAGCTACGAAGCGGAGATTTTTGCTGTGTATGAAACGACGGTTGACTTCGATTATATTCAAACCGATTTTCAGGATATTGGCGAATATGCGCACTACTTGCAAGCCGTGCGTAAGAAGTCGATCTATCAAACGAAGACAGACGTGTCCACGGATGACCTGATCCTCACCTTATCGACCTGTGATCATGTGCTTGCACCTAAAAGCGGGCGTCTCGTGGTACAGGCAAAGCTAAAGAAAGTTTACTAG